A segment of the Necator americanus strain Aroian chromosome IV, whole genome shotgun sequence genome:
ATAAAGTTGTAGTAAACTATAATACATTCATTGTTCACGGAAGGTCACGCAAAGCGGTGATTTTCTGTGGAATGTGCTCAACTTCGTCAAAATGGTGTGCTTTGCAGCAGTAGTATAGCGCAACAACAGAATTTGGAAAAgagtaaatgagacgttgcgAACAGTTTCATAGCGTTGACAACTACATGTGTTGCGTTTCACGCAGATGCACTCCCCAGCGCATCAACTTCCGTTTCTATTTCTCTAGACGCCTCAGaataataacatttttcttcagaaaatagaAGCAGGCATACAAACGGGTGCTGCCTAAATACTACCAAAGAGTTTACATGATCTAGCACAgaacattatctttatcagtatgatgataACCTTAAGGTTATTTCATgataaaacatcattcttcactaattattggaaaaaagcTAGAGGAAAGCCTACGCTTCGAATGATGTTTTCAAACTGTGGCGGATGAGAAGGATTGCAGAAGTAGAATCAAGTttaaatattctccaaatgtagaattgtcatatttaagaagaaaataatgaagtcACAGTACGTGCGATGTCCGGCGCAGCACGTGCGTTAAGATAGTTTCAATATGACACAGATCACTCTCCATCATGTCGACGCGTTTTGAATGACGCGATCAACATATGGTTCTGGCGGTGACGTTCGGATTTCTCCTGGCCATAGGTGGGAGAAGGACGTGTTTAGGGGAAAGCGAGAAATGTCTCACCCTGTAAAAGAATGCAACCGCTGCAATCAAAACTACGTCCTATGGTCGTTGATCGTGAACGGCCAGAATACATGCAGTTAAGTGGCTAGAATTGGTAACGAATAATCTACAGATGGTGAACTCGTAGTTACAAATGGTGAGAAAGCGTGCGTGAAACACACGAGACGCAACGAGTGGACACCAATTGCTAACCGGGTTTGGTAAAACACGCACCAAGTCTTGCTTAAATTAGACCAGTGTACGAATTTTGTCCGTTTGAGAAAATCCATGCACTCACCTTTAACAAGTTCGAGTAGAATATACAACGGTTGTTCATCTACAGCCACTCCGTATAATCGAACGATATTTTTATGCTTGAAATTCCGTATCAATCGAGCTTCTCGCAtcatttccttgatttttgctTTACTCATTTCACCTGTCCCTTTTGTCTGCAAGCAGAGAACTTTGTTCTATAAAAATtggactttttatttttagcacTCGTAATAGGTACCAATTTGACGGCTACTTCAAGCGTTTGGTTATTCTTTTTCACTGTCCCTTCCCTAACTTCTCCGTACGCACCTTCTCCGATAAGCTTTCCTACCTGTACTTCGCTGTGCAAAAACTCCCACCGTTGTTGGCAtataggattttttaaaataaactttgCCTGAAAGTATCAATCTCAGATGGGTGCTCCATTAGTTTGCTTGAGAAGACTCTAACCTTATTCAAGTAGCCTGGAACCTTTTGGTAATGTTCTATCAGCTCTTTCAGTGAAACAAATGATTTATTGGATTCCACATAGTACTTTGTTGCGTGTCTTCGAATAATTATGTTTTTCAGCTGCACAAAACAATAGAGTTACTGtcggcaacgaaggaaaaAGAGTACACGTGATGAAGACTGGATATTcatacttatttttatataatttgacttttttttgcatctttgGGTGTAGCCTGTCGTCATCATCTTCCTGGTTCTTTTTGTATCATTTAAATTCGTTAAACATTTCGAGCTCTAACTACTCTTGAAAAAACTCCGTCCTCATCTCAGTTAAAACTGATAAATTATAAACAATTTTTCACAGAATTTCATCTTTATTCCAGGACTAACTCGTGGGCTACGACTCGACTTTTTTTGACGACTAAAGCGTGCAAGACAGTTGCCCAATATCACACAATTTCGGCAGGAACGTTTATGGTACGAAGAAAGGAAAGGTATTGCTGTAGTGTTATGATTTTTGCAGTCACTACTCAAAAATATCTACTTGACTGAAATAATATATTAGATTCACGCTGATCTAAGTGCATGAGCATGGTGAAACCCCATTTTTAGATATGTACTTAAGAATACCCTATTGTATGTATGTTGTCCATCCCATTGTGTATCTAATCATAAAACTCACCCTCTATTATTTAATCTATCCGACTCGAATTCCAGAGGAAACTCGGACGACTCGAATTCCAGAGGAAACTCGGAGATTCAGAAACTAGGGTGACTGAACCTGCCAATCTCAAAGCCTACTAAAGTACTGCTCACGGCCACAGGTTTGCACCGCGCATCGCACGGTTGACAGAATTTTCGAGGCAACATTTGAACAAAGAATGAAGCAGTTTGCTTAACAATGCTATTGTGAGCGGTGCTGAGGAGCCAGACGGAACGAGGAAGGAGCGAAATGGTCAAACTCCTCTTTTTGTTTCGGATAGAATTGCACAAAACTTGCCCTTCGGAGAAAATCGACATTGATCCCGATGAAGATTATGTGTATTCCGGAGGCGTATCCCAGCCACGATCAATTTTACCAATCTTTCAACAAACCTATAGTTGGGTCGAAACGACTCGAACAACaaacagttgcgtaagcctcgctgcgctcaaagcggcgcggtggcaTAGCGGTTGGGGTCGTGTAAGAATCCTctctaccgccacccatctctctAGTTcgtcatggtcccacctcaattccaaccgctgtctccactgcaccgcttcaagcacagccgcttacatAATTTTCCGTACTCTATGTCgattcgacccgactataccacTTATGGTTTGCGGAATGCGTTAAAATCTgcttaaaaaacggcgtggaagacgccgtATACGATTACAAATTGCAACGCCTCACCTTGTCCACGCTCCGCATCCGAGCAATCGAAGATCACCGATGTCTTCACCGGCCTGTTCAAGTGAaattgaataggctgctgagaggatCGGAACTTGTACATAGAGGACTTTTCTCAAGTATCTCGTAGTGCGGCTGCTGCCCCGTTTCTTACGACTTTTACGGGGGTaggggatgagcggaaccaactcggattccgtaatctacaaccccatctctagcttttcttgCGGATTCCcttatcacgtcagattcgtggtatggtaCCTTTAAGTTTGGCCTTGTTGAAACAAATGTGTGAAATCATATTAtacaataacgggcttagtctgaCACGTGTGTATATATCTGTGTGTGTGAAATGAAATTCCGAAAAGGGGTTACGACGGCTCCactggcgtcgaattggtgcgcccgCATCGTAGAGCGGTAAAACGGGGATACGCGGGTCTAAtgacgtcggattggtgccaTAGGATCGTAAAGCGGTAAAAGGGGGTGCAGCGGGTCTCACTGCGTTGGACTGGTGCGCCCACGCCACAAAGTATAAAATTGGCTGGGACGGTTCCTaaggcgtcgaaatggtgcccCGGAGACGTAGAGCGGTAAAAAGGTGCGATGCGTGCTACGGCATGGAATTGTTATTACTGACTTATTGCAATATTATCGCGCAGTAGCTCCGTGTGTATGTCGCAAAAGGTGCTTTTCACTCAGGTTGGTATTATATCACTTCCCCAGAAAGTGGAAAGCCGAGTGAAACcagctgctcaaatagtagccaacagtttacatgatctgacgaggaacgttatcattatcagttcgatgatgtcgttcacgccattttatgtcaaacatcattctgtgatagcGGTtgaggaaaacaggaagaaaacgcattCTTTGAGTAATACtctcaaattgtgtctatattacattggtatcgaaggaggtTTTGAGATTTTAATATTCTCAACatgtagaactgacgtgtttaggaaagaaaactatgaaatctttcgtctttatttatagtaagaaaggaagaagaaaacgtcgTTAGAAAGacagaattctgattttacggaaaatgtcattttgattagttttgattaattgatcagtgaatgcGAGCGATgtgaacaccacaaaaagaaatctgtgGTCCGGCTTCAGCCGGACGTTTAGACTGGTTATAAGTATAAATGCCACGAATACGACTCTTTTATGGAGTTTGATAAGTTCTATATTTAAACAGCGGATCATCGCTACTAGTCTTTGCCATTTTGAGCAACATTACTTTAATTTCGAAATAGGTTTGTGGTTTTATTCTAATTGTAGAAGTTTCATTTGCAGGTGTCCAACCCACCTTAACTTGAGCATTTGGTGGGCCCACTACTGAAACTGTGCAATCACCAGCAGCGGCTTCTGTCAGAACTGATAAAATTATTGCTCTTTTACTTATCAAATCCACGTCAATCTAAAAACGttaattttggatttttcttaaagtttCAGAAAAGGGCAACACACCGTTTTCTCTCCCCCAACTTCACTGACGCGTAAAAGATAGTCACCTTGAGCTTTaagcaaaaataataagtCTTCACGTGGAAGGAATCCATGATAGAAACTGAATTCTTTCAGTGCCTGTACGTAATTTAGTCAGATGTATGTAAAATTAGTCTTCCacaattctaaaaaaaccttttcttcctctttttcaagaGCCTTATCATCGAGCGACGTTAGAGTTTGTGATTCTGATTGTGGCGGTTGTAATGGTTGTGATGGTTGTGGTTGCTTTGACGGTTGTGGTTGCTTTGACGGTTGTGGTGTCTGTGACGGTTGTGGCGGCTGTAACGGTTGTGGTGGCTGTGACGGTTGTGGTGGCTGTAACGGTTGTGGTGGCTGTGACGGTTGTGGTGGCTGTGACGGTTGTGGTGGCTGTGACGGTTGTGGTGGCTGTGACGGTTGTGGTGGCTGTGACGGTTGTGGTGGCTGTGACAGTTGTAGTGGCTGTGACGGTTGTAGTGGCTGTGACGGTTGTGGTGGCTGTGACGGTTGTAGTGGCTGTGACGGTTGTGAAGGTTGTGGCTGTGCATCCGATGGCTTCTTTGTATCCTGGGGAGAAACGTCTACCTCAACCGAGATCATAACGTTAGTTGGAAATTAAGAATGCGTTATTCTTACTCACGCCCACTTATATAGCGCTTCTTATCGACTGTTGTAGTGATAGTGAACACTCCTAACAGTATTAGCATTGCCGAAAGTATTACATAAGCTATGTTACTATTAAATAGTATCATCGTGGAACCACCGTCGCGTTTTACTGAAACTTTTATTGcattttcgaacaatttttcgaataataaTCATAACATTCTTGAACTAGCATTATCAGGCGGCCGCTTCTTCTCTCGAGCAGATGACAACATCGAAAGAATGGAGAGACACACGGTTTGTACGCTCATAGCAGGAGTCCAGTCCTCCGAAAGGATCGAAAGGCAAATATGACCGTTTGAATAAACGTGTGGATGCACAGGTATATTCTCACCAACGTACATTACCTCAGGCGAATTGACCGGGTACTGTTGAGTAAACCGAAACTGCAGTGAAAACTTTTCACCCTCGTAGGATGTACCTGCTGCACCTGTTACATCCACTCGCAACTGTTTTAAATCAGCACTAGCCGCATCCTTGTTAACTACAATGCCTGTTGGTGGTTCAGTAGATAGTTGCTATAGTTCTTTCATCAGACGACGACTACTCGCATCCAGCGACGGATATCCACTTATTTTGATTATGTCGTTCAGTAGTCTCCGTCAGTATATTGAATGTGTTTAAGAGAATCGCTAGGCTAGTATGGATGGTGAGAAGTCTGGAAATgtaaatagaaagaaacacCTAATAGTGGTTAATAAGTATATGGTTGTTTCATATCAAACTTTCTCGGTTAAATAAGGCAATATTCCACCGTACTTTACTGAAAATCGTTCGGATTAGAGTCAAGAGTACTGATACGACCCTCCCAAATACAACTGCCCCTTCCTCCCTTCTCCAAAGTTTGCTACGACAGTTCTCGGTTGCTAGCAGTTCAATATATTGGAGATTTcgtgtttttcaaaaacaaaatgaaaaattaagaacaaaTGGCAGATGTGAAATTTCGatagctgacagaagcgaagaaacaccaAGTAGTGGAAGAAGTGAATTTGCTAAAACGTTGTTGAAATAgtggtattgaaatatttctatttttattccaaaatttgtaaaatatttttaaatactgATTAAAACACATAGTACGACGAAGAAAGGAGAAGATTCAGGAGCATAGGTCGAATTACAGAAGGGCAAAGAAACTAACAGTTTGGCGTGCTCGCCTTCGTCAGATCCTGGAAAGTCAGAATATTTGCAGCTTATCCTCTCAAATCTCTCATTCAGAATAGGTCATCATCGCCTAAGATATTACACTCGGAAACAGGAACCAAAAGAGCTTAAACCGTTGTGCCGACCTCAGTAGCTGCGTTGCTGTGATGTTAGCGTACATCCGCGTAGCGCGTTAGTTTAGTCGTTCGTCTAGTAGTAATTAGGATGAGATCTACATATGACCCCGTAAATCAAAATTAGCAATGGTCTTTATACAGAGTTAACTCGTTGGTCGCAGCGATCCAGTCATCTTTACGATTCAAGAGGTCGAAGCATGTGTTCATTTCGACTTGCGTTGGACATATAATGCAACGATCATCTATACATTGAAAGTACAAAATAGGTTTACATTCCAATAGGGGTTTTTCTCGTAGACATGAAAGCAACGGCTAATGTGTTCGATCAATTGAACAAACAATACCATTGTGTAAAGTTTACAAgggaaaaaactaagaaaaactgAATGTCATTTCTCAATGTACAGGTTCATAATGTACAGGGGAATGTTAAATAGCGTTGTTAAGACATCTTTTATGTATTGATCGCCGATTAATTCCCAGTTCTTCGGATTATCTGACCCTTTGGTTCAACACTACTTTTTTGTGacagcaacaaaaaagtgcagttCAGCATGCCCTTTTTTTAGTAGAAACTCATCTgtgttgttgagaaaaaaaatggatttcttCCCTGCTTTTTTGGGTCCAACGATCACTTggaagctgattttttttttttgaaccataattttttcatcttcgaCAGACTGACAGTAGagtagaaaacgaaaacaccaatgaagttaaaaattaaattgttgAATGTGTTAAATGGTTGCTATTGAATTGTTCGTAAATTTATTCAGTTGTctattattctctttttcataCACTTTATCCATTTTCTATAACGGACTCGCACTTATTTGGTGCTTACTCTCTCTGAGCCGTTCTTTACACATCGGAAAAATGTCGAAAATATCCAGAAGgtgtttgttttctgaagTTGTGATTGCATGTACctggaaatttgtttcttttaaaataagatttgaaatttcaatgaaactaAAGGGATGAAAATCTCTTTCACCTTGCTATAAGTATACACGTCTATGTACAATGTGCCTAGTCTGATCTCCGGATCGTCAACGTCATCATCTTCGTAACGTTGCAACAAAGACTTACTGATAAGTCCTCGAGCAGTTAACATTTTGTCCCGCGCTTCACTGGATAATTCATTTACACCTGAGAACGGAATTTGAGATCCTTATTCCGAAGTTTTGGGTGATTCGTAATTCACCTGGATCAAATAGAGCAACTCCGTAAAGAGCAATCATTTCGGTCTCATCAACTTTGTGTTTCCTCATTCTTGTGCTAACATTGGCTATAGCACTTTGTAGCGAAGGGATGAAGAGGCTAAAATTAGACCAAGTTTATTTGTCATCATGTTTGTTGAGAGCATCAGGCCGACTGAGACTCTCCTTCCTTCACGGCCAAATCCAGAAGCATAGTGTGGATGAAGTTAAGAAGGAATaaatttttcgcttcttttcatGATCAAataatttatcatttttccGTCTGTTTGTTATCACACGAAGGAACGTACACAATCACCTGCATCCCAcatgtttattttcttgaattcaGACGGATTATGAAATTATTAGGTTGaatcgaaagttctcggacaataTGGTAGTGATGATTTCTAGAGATCATCACCTTGCAAAGAGCCGACAAAAATGAATGTGTTAGCTACAGTTTGATAgctaccgttttttttttataaaaggCTCTTCAAAGTGTAGGTTAACAATTACATTGAGCAGGTTCCTTTCCTGCCACAATGCCGCGTAATTTCAAGCTGTCGTCACTCCACTGACAGTCGCTCTTGGGATGGGTCAAACCACAGTTGTTCGCGGATTGAAGTCAATCGGGAAGGTGCGGAAACTAGGTTGATGAGTGCCACATGTTCTGACGCAGTATGACTGGACTGATACGGCACTTTCTCTCCTCACGCTCAAGCGCACCCATACTTGGTTTGGGCACATAGCCAACGGGGATGAGAAGTGGATTTCCTATTCTAACATTCACCGGCGTGGCCAATGGGTTGACAAAGGTATAGATGCAGAAGACGTCCCTAAACTCAACGCCAAAAAATATTATGCTCTGCATCTGGTGGAGCGTAAACGGAGTCGAATACTGGGAGCTGCTCGCTCATGGATGCACAGTGACGGCAGACGTCTACGTTGACCAactgaagaatttgaagacaaatctcgaaaatgcacgcccgcagcagcgcgaagtctacttccagcaCGACAACGCTCGGCCGCACGTTGCAAGAACGACCAAAGCCAAACTGGTGAAATTCGGTTCGACCATTTTACCACACCCACCGTATTCCCCAGACCTGGCTCCCTCGGATTACCatcttttttcctatctccaacgtcatctggatagtcaagacttccaaacccccgacgacatcaaaaaggcactcgagcagttcttcaaAGAGCAGTCCccagcgttctggagcaaGGGCATCTACTATCTGCCtaaacgttggcagaagaccatcgatgccaatgggacatacttcaaatgatttacagttatcgtttgaaaattgcaaagtaaataaaaatattgtcaatttttccgagaactttcgactcaacctaatattttgTTCTGAATCAAGGAGAAAACGACTAGATAAACATTACTTTTCTGCAGTCTGCCGATTCAACGTCAACTCAATCATCGTACCATCGTCGAAATACTTCTGTGTACTTGAGAGATCAATATAGTTCCTAGAATTGATGTATTCAGACATTCGGAGAACTTTATTCCAACGGATTCTGACCACTTATAAGGTGCAGCTTCCGCTGTTCAAATTCATCGATAACGAGATCATCAATGAGGGCTGGTTAGCGCAAATAAACTATACTAGCTATTTTCCCGAAGAATCTTCCTCATTGCAGTTACTGGTAGTTATTTGAGAAGAGGTAGGATCAAGAattcaaaatcaatcaaaagaaATCGAACAAATAGTTGGTTCTTCAATGTAAACGATTGGTTACCTGTTCAGCATCACCCAACAATTTTTATCCAACATTTGATGCTTGTATGTAAGAAACGGTTCCTCGACAGCTTGTCGTGTAACGTCGAAATTTTGGTATAGAGAATGCTAAAAATCGATACCTTACGCATGAGTGTTCCAgagatttccaaaatttttggcTGTACGAACTAATTCTTTGATAGTAAGATGAGAATCCTTGAGAAATTGTAGAGATCTGACGAAGTCAGCGGCAAGTCGTGGTTCAAGTTGTCTCATTTGGTACAGGCTTTCAGAAATAGACCTCATTTCACGAATAGGCTGAAAAAGTAGGCTTTTCCTGTTCGGTGAAATCttgcaaataataaataaaacgaaataactgtacttaaaaattattgtaatactgtgattttaaaattaattcatTCCTTTTCCTCATCGCTTTATGCTGATTTGGTCGAGCTCCATTCTTACAATGGCATTTGGCTAAACGTTCGcaaatttgagaaaagaacAGCCATATCGAAAATCTTTGAGGAGGGTCCGGAAAAGTTAGGGAAATCCTATAAACcaatgaaaaaattccttttcattttcggctatctttcaaaaattgatcGTTTATCACCTATCCGCGTACGCTCTTGCATGGAAGAAGAAGACGTTTGCTGGCCAAAAA
Coding sequences within it:
- a CDS encoding hypothetical protein (NECATOR_CHRIV.G16403.T2), with amino-acid sequence MLLDLAVKEGESHLFIPSLQSAIANVSTRMRKHKVDETEMIALYGVALFDPGVNELSSEARDKMLTARGLISKSLLQRYEDDDVDDPEIRLGTLYIDVYTYSKQLSTEPPTGIVVNKDAASADLKQLRVDVTGAAGTSYEGEKFSLQFRFTQQYPVNSPEVMYVGENIPVHPHVYSNGHICLSILSEDWTPAMSVQTVCLSILSMLSSAREKKRPPDNASSRML
- a CDS encoding hypothetical protein (NECATOR_CHRIV.G16404.T1); the protein is MQKTSLNSTPKNIMLCIWWSVNGVEYWELLAHGCTVTADVYVDQLKNLKTNLENARPQQREVYFQHDNARPHVARTTKAKLVKFGSTILPHPPYSPDLAPSDYHLFSYLQRHLDSQDFQTPDDIKKALEQFFKEQSPAFWSKGIYYLPKRWQKTIDANGTYFK
- a CDS encoding hypothetical protein (NECATOR_CHRIV.G16402.T1), which encodes MISVEVDVSPQDTKKPSDAQPQPSQPSQPLQPSQPPQPSQPLQPSQPLQLSQPPQPSQPPQPSQPPQPSQPPQPSQPPQPSQPPQPLQPPQPSQPPQPLQPPQPSQTPQPSKQPQPSKQPQPSQPLQPPQSESQTLTSLDDKALEKEEEKALKEFSFYHGFLPREDLLFLLKAQGDYLLRVSEVGGEKTIDVDLISKRAIILSVLTEAAAGDCTVSVVGPPNAQVKLKNIIIRRHATKYYVESNKSFVSLKELIEHYQKVPGYLNKAKFILKNPICQQRWEFLHSEVQVGKLIGEGAYGEVREGTVKKNNQTLEVAVKLTKGTGEMSKAKIKEMMREARLIRNFKHKNIVRLYGVAVDEQPLYILLELVKGGALNVYLRANSEKVDVLERLSMCKDAALGVEYLHKQSCIHMDLAARNCLYSLDKVVKISDFGLSRLGLQYTIRTARKLPIKWLAPETITTFTFSLKTDVFTFGVMVFEIFANGNEPWDGLSNAEVKKGLVEGKFLRMPDLCPELFRTFIRDRIFVKDPNTRATMSEVCAFFKKSSAEKLSAISPRTCTDRDDCEKSLFERLVSGSPPKNKAPGFEDVRNSTGTESFDKKRFKKSKGFYHKGGSRRK